In Brevibacillus brevis, a genomic segment contains:
- a CDS encoding PucR family transcriptional regulator ligand-binding domain-containing protein, giving the protein MTFTIREALQLPDMVQTRLIAGAGGLDNPIRWVTIVEVLEDTTRLQEGEFLITTGFGLSGDTERLASFIPSLAIRRLSGVAIHTGFYLREIPEAFIEMADRLALPLIEIPGEMNFSTITKAILQPIVNRQFETLAYSQAIHNQMIDAALSKGGLSAITGELAALTGGAVTLVDALGFEVTQHGCEKQHAGSADEESSHSVPIRANRELFGTLTLTKPKLLWKELDDVALRHASTLCALEYVKERAVSATEWRLKGDFVEELLTGKPMSASELESRCRTLGYPAAGSHLVAALKVDVQTEAALAELHQSAIILLRRLCDRQQRSYLLRERPHCLLFVFPDNRESLQILERFASRWEGLHPGIPLHLAISNPRRHLTDVAAAAEEALFALQAYPLLAKSPALLRYGEMQGYQFLFPYHRSRDSLQALWMPLLEPLIGYDTRMGQQLLETLDVYLQQNGNGLQTSQALYIHRHTLKYRLTQIEEKTGFRLEDAHQRWQLQLALMAKRLQQQLYPPTA; this is encoded by the coding sequence ATGACTTTTACCATTCGGGAGGCGCTGCAATTGCCTGATATGGTCCAGACGAGATTGATTGCGGGTGCAGGCGGTTTGGACAACCCCATCCGCTGGGTCACCATTGTCGAAGTGCTGGAAGACACCACCCGCCTTCAAGAAGGGGAATTTCTCATCACGACCGGCTTTGGTCTTTCCGGGGACACCGAGCGTCTTGCCTCCTTTATCCCCTCCCTCGCGATCCGCAGGCTAAGCGGGGTGGCTATCCATACGGGGTTTTACCTGCGGGAAATTCCCGAAGCTTTTATCGAGATGGCGGACCGCCTGGCGCTGCCCCTCATCGAAATCCCGGGGGAAATGAACTTCTCCACTATTACGAAGGCCATCCTCCAGCCGATTGTCAACCGTCAGTTCGAGACTCTCGCCTATTCGCAAGCGATTCACAACCAAATGATCGACGCCGCGCTGTCCAAAGGCGGACTGTCCGCCATCACCGGAGAGCTCGCTGCACTGACCGGTGGGGCCGTGACGTTGGTCGATGCCCTTGGCTTCGAGGTCACGCAGCATGGGTGCGAGAAGCAGCACGCCGGATCGGCAGACGAGGAGAGCTCCCACTCGGTACCGATTCGGGCCAATCGCGAGCTCTTTGGCACGCTAACGCTCACCAAGCCGAAGCTGCTGTGGAAGGAGCTCGACGACGTAGCTCTCCGGCACGCTTCTACCCTCTGCGCGTTGGAATATGTAAAGGAACGGGCTGTCTCTGCCACGGAATGGCGTCTCAAGGGCGACTTTGTGGAAGAGCTCCTGACCGGAAAACCCATGAGTGCGTCTGAGCTGGAAAGCCGCTGCCGCACGCTGGGATATCCAGCGGCGGGTAGCCATCTGGTCGCAGCGCTGAAGGTCGACGTGCAGACCGAAGCTGCCCTCGCCGAGCTGCATCAAAGCGCCATCATTCTGCTGCGCAGACTGTGCGACCGCCAGCAGCGCTCGTATTTGCTGCGCGAGCGACCGCATTGTCTTTTGTTCGTCTTTCCGGACAACCGGGAAAGCCTGCAGATTCTCGAGCGGTTTGCCTCACGATGGGAGGGGCTGCACCCTGGCATTCCCCTGCATCTGGCGATCAGCAACCCTCGCCGGCACCTGACGGACGTGGCTGCCGCTGCCGAAGAAGCGTTGTTTGCCTTGCAGGCGTATCCGCTTTTGGCCAAATCCCCGGCCCTGCTGCGATACGGGGAGATGCAAGGATACCAGTTCCTGTTTCCTTACCATCGCAGCCGGGACTCGCTCCAGGCGCTGTGGATGCCGCTTCTGGAACCGTTGATCGGATACGATACCCGGATGGGCCAGCAGCTGCTTGAGACGCTGGACGTCTATTTGCAGCAAAACGGAAATGGACTGCAGACGTCCCAAGCCTTATATATTCACCGGCACACACTGAAATACCGATTAACCCAGATTGAAGAAAAAACGGGCTTCCGCCTGGAGGATGCGCATCAGCGCTGGCAGCTGCAACTAGCCTTGATGGCCAAACGTCTTCAGCAGCAGCTCTATCCTCCTACAGCGTAG
- a CDS encoding peptidase: MANWQSIIREQLEKDREEAVALLQDWVRHPSVQGEEESIQESIAQKLASMGLDVDLWVMEGEELLKHPYFVSPREQFAGSPNVVGVWRGSGKGRSIILNGHVDVVPAGDRAQWSDDPFSGKVEAGKLFGRGATDMKGGNLSSLLAIQVLQKLGVKLKGDVIFQSVVEEESGGAGTLATILRGYKADAALIPEPTNMKIFPKQQGSMWFRLHVKGRSAHGGTRYEGVSAIEKCLQVVQAVGKLEKERNERLEDPLYAKLPIPIPINIGVIEGGKWPSSVADLVKLEGRMGVAPGERMDDAKAEMAAALKGLAEVDPWFAEHPVELEWYGARWVPGAVAEEHPLMEILQRQFEVVRGERAVVEASPWGTDGGLLTALADTPAIVVGPGVTQVAHYPDEFIVLDDVFDCAEIFALALIEWCGLDDTQSDSDK; the protein is encoded by the coding sequence ATGGCAAACTGGCAGTCTATCATTCGGGAACAGTTGGAAAAGGATCGGGAAGAAGCGGTCGCTTTGCTTCAGGACTGGGTCAGACATCCGAGTGTGCAGGGCGAGGAAGAGTCGATACAGGAGAGCATCGCTCAGAAGCTGGCCTCTATGGGACTGGACGTAGACCTGTGGGTGATGGAAGGCGAGGAGCTGCTGAAGCATCCGTATTTTGTTTCTCCGCGTGAGCAGTTCGCGGGCAGTCCGAACGTAGTCGGAGTCTGGAGGGGAAGCGGCAAAGGCCGCTCGATCATCCTGAATGGTCACGTCGACGTGGTGCCGGCAGGAGACCGCGCCCAGTGGAGCGACGATCCTTTCAGCGGAAAGGTAGAGGCAGGCAAGCTGTTCGGGCGCGGGGCAACGGACATGAAAGGGGGGAATCTGTCTTCTCTTCTGGCGATCCAGGTGCTGCAAAAATTAGGGGTGAAGCTGAAAGGCGACGTCATCTTCCAGAGCGTGGTGGAAGAGGAGAGCGGGGGCGCAGGTACGCTTGCGACGATTCTGCGGGGGTACAAGGCGGACGCTGCTCTCATCCCGGAGCCGACAAACATGAAGATTTTCCCGAAGCAGCAAGGCTCCATGTGGTTCCGTCTGCATGTGAAAGGCAGATCCGCCCACGGAGGGACGCGCTACGAAGGCGTGAGTGCCATCGAAAAGTGCTTGCAGGTCGTCCAGGCAGTCGGGAAGCTGGAGAAGGAACGCAATGAGCGCCTGGAGGATCCGCTTTACGCCAAATTGCCGATCCCTATTCCGATCAACATCGGGGTCATTGAAGGAGGCAAATGGCCGTCTTCCGTAGCAGACCTCGTCAAGCTGGAAGGACGTATGGGGGTCGCGCCGGGAGAGCGGATGGACGATGCCAAAGCGGAGATGGCAGCAGCGTTGAAAGGGCTCGCCGAGGTCGATCCGTGGTTTGCGGAGCACCCGGTCGAACTGGAATGGTACGGGGCGAGATGGGTGCCGGGAGCGGTTGCGGAGGAACATCCGCTGATGGAGATCCTGCAACGCCAGTTTGAAGTGGTCCGTGGGGAGCGCGCCGTGGTGGAAGCATCTCCATGGGGAACGGACGGCGGACTTTTGACAGCGTTGGCCGATACCCCTGCGATTGTCGTAGGGCCAGGTGTAACACAGGTCGCGCATTACCCCGACGAATTCATTGTGCTGGACGACGTATTTGACTGCGCTGAGATCTTTGCGCTCGCGCTGATCGAATGGTGCGGGCTGGACGATACGCAAAGCGATAGCGATAAGTAG
- a CDS encoding 3-oxoacid CoA-transferase subunit B, producing MGMGEVKETETYRERIARRAALEVEDGMIINLGIGIPTLVADFIPPQVRVMFHAENGILGTGPSPKKGEENPMLCNAGGFPVTLALGASFFDSATAFAIIRRGLLDMTILGVLEVSQSGDIANWIVPGKRVPGMGGAMELAQKAKKVMVVTTHLDKNGRSKIVRECSLPLTARGAADWIITDMAVMQVMPDGLYLREVMYPYCVADVIGATEAELKIEGEVGVFR from the coding sequence ATGGGCATGGGAGAAGTAAAGGAGACGGAGACCTATCGAGAGCGGATCGCCCGGCGTGCGGCCCTGGAGGTCGAGGACGGCATGATCATCAACCTAGGCATCGGCATCCCTACGCTTGTGGCTGATTTTATCCCGCCGCAGGTGCGCGTGATGTTCCACGCCGAGAACGGGATCCTGGGGACCGGACCGAGCCCGAAAAAGGGAGAAGAAAATCCGATGCTGTGCAACGCCGGCGGTTTTCCCGTCACACTTGCCCTTGGAGCTTCCTTTTTTGACAGTGCCACGGCCTTTGCCATCATTCGCCGCGGCCTCTTGGATATGACGATTCTGGGTGTTCTGGAAGTAAGCCAAAGCGGCGATATCGCCAACTGGATCGTCCCGGGCAAGCGTGTGCCGGGAATGGGCGGGGCGATGGAGCTCGCGCAGAAGGCAAAAAAGGTGATGGTCGTCACGACTCATCTGGACAAAAACGGCCGATCCAAAATCGTTCGGGAATGCTCGCTGCCGCTCACGGCACGCGGCGCTGCCGACTGGATCATCACGGATATGGCCGTCATGCAGGTGATGCCAGACGGGCTGTATCTACGCGAGGTCATGTATCCGTACTGCGTGGCGGACGTCATTGGCGCGACGGAGGCCGAGCTGAAGATCGAAGGCGAAGTAGGCGTATTTCGCTGA
- a CDS encoding aldehyde dehydrogenase family protein: MKKACFIGGEWLETASYAPLYSPYSGEEIAQVPQADAGTVQKAIAAAEEAAAIMRRMPAYQRAAILEKMSLLMNERLEEAAKIIALEAGKPIKTARGEVIRTIQTYKFAAEEAKRIHGETLPLDAAIGGEGRLAYTVREPLGVIGAITPFNFPMNLVAHKVGPALAAGNTVVLKPASQTPLSAFFLAEIAQQAGVPAGALNVVTGSGATVGDLLVKDPRVKALTFTGSPAVGIDIRNRAGLKRVTLELGSNSAVIVDRDVNLDEVIPRCIFGAFAYSGQVCISVQRIYVVKERFEEFVSRFTEETCKLRGGDSLSEEADYSAMISPRETERALAWIEEAKQQGARVECGGEVMGRVLQPTVLTGVPAEAKVSCQEVFGPVVLINAVDSVQEAITLVNDSRYGLQAGVYTNNLAVAMQAADELHVGGVMINDIPTFRVDHMPYGGVKESGMGREGVKYAIEELTELKLVVVKK, translated from the coding sequence ATGAAAAAAGCATGCTTTATCGGCGGCGAATGGCTGGAGACGGCATCGTACGCTCCCCTGTATTCCCCTTATAGCGGGGAAGAGATTGCCCAGGTCCCGCAGGCGGATGCGGGGACGGTACAAAAGGCGATTGCGGCTGCTGAAGAAGCGGCGGCTATCATGCGGCGGATGCCTGCCTACCAACGGGCGGCCATTTTGGAAAAAATGTCGCTGCTGATGAATGAAAGGCTGGAGGAAGCCGCGAAAATCATCGCGTTGGAAGCCGGCAAGCCGATCAAGACAGCACGCGGCGAAGTGATTCGCACGATCCAGACCTACAAGTTCGCCGCCGAAGAAGCCAAGCGCATCCACGGGGAGACGCTGCCGCTGGATGCGGCGATCGGCGGGGAAGGTAGACTGGCGTACACGGTTCGAGAGCCCCTTGGCGTAATCGGGGCGATCACGCCGTTCAACTTTCCGATGAACCTCGTGGCGCACAAGGTGGGGCCGGCACTGGCAGCCGGGAACACCGTCGTCCTGAAACCGGCTTCCCAGACGCCGCTCTCCGCTTTCTTTCTGGCGGAAATCGCCCAGCAGGCAGGAGTGCCGGCAGGGGCACTCAACGTCGTGACAGGCAGCGGGGCGACTGTAGGCGATCTCTTGGTCAAGGACCCTCGCGTAAAAGCTCTGACATTCACAGGGAGTCCGGCTGTCGGGATCGACATCCGGAACCGTGCAGGACTCAAGCGCGTCACTCTTGAACTGGGCTCCAATTCCGCCGTCATCGTCGACCGGGACGTGAATCTCGACGAGGTGATTCCGCGCTGCATCTTCGGGGCCTTCGCCTATTCCGGTCAAGTATGCATTTCCGTTCAACGCATTTACGTGGTCAAGGAGCGATTTGAGGAGTTCGTCAGCCGCTTCACGGAAGAGACGTGCAAGCTGCGCGGAGGCGACTCCCTGTCCGAGGAGGCCGACTACTCTGCGATGATCAGTCCGCGTGAAACAGAGCGGGCATTGGCGTGGATCGAGGAAGCCAAGCAGCAGGGTGCACGGGTGGAATGCGGCGGCGAGGTCATGGGACGCGTCCTGCAACCAACGGTTTTGACTGGTGTGCCAGCGGAAGCGAAGGTTTCCTGCCAGGAAGTGTTCGGGCCCGTCGTTCTTATCAATGCGGTCGATTCGGTACAAGAAGCCATCACGCTGGTGAACGATTCCCGCTATGGTCTGCAGGCAGGCGTCTACACCAATAATCTGGCTGTTGCCATGCAGGCTGCCGACGAGCTCCATGTAGGCGGCGTGATGATCAACGACATCCCGACCTTCCGCGTAGACCATATGCCGTACGGCGGCGTGAAAGAAAGCGGGATGGGCCGCGAAGGAGTCAAGTACGCGATCGAAGAACTGACAGAGCTCAAATTGGTCGTCGTCAAAAAATAA
- a CDS encoding aspartate aminotransferase family protein — MKRSYVIKPELEKIYPVISHGKGIYLFDQEGKRYIDGCSGAVTVSIGHAVDEVVEAMYAQAKEVSFAYRSHFSSEAVEELGAKLAEWAPGSLNWTFFVSSGSEATETAQKIAIQYWQERGKPTKNRIISRWMSYHGITMGALSMSGHVLRRKRFVPLLEDYPTISAPYPYRKPDGVSLEDYALQCANELETAILRVGPEQVAAFIAEPVIGASGGAVVPPDGYFQRIREICDKYEVLFIADEVMTGIGRTGKAFGIDHWGVVPDMITLGKGMSSGYTPMAATVVSDEIIETIKNGSGLIMAGHTYSANPQSAAVSLAVLKYVEKHSLFEKAAEQGAYLLERLQELAAELPLIGDARGLGMLCGLEFVKDKDTKEPFPLSHNVSGRVIAKAFEKGLLVYPAVGGLEGIAGDSVIIAPPLTITKAEIDELIGLLKGAVESVQQELRQQASIG; from the coding sequence ATGAAAAGAAGCTATGTAATCAAGCCTGAACTGGAAAAGATCTATCCGGTAATCTCTCACGGAAAAGGAATTTACCTCTTCGACCAAGAGGGGAAACGATACATCGACGGCTGCAGCGGAGCCGTTACGGTGAGCATTGGCCACGCGGTGGATGAAGTAGTCGAGGCGATGTACGCGCAAGCCAAGGAGGTCTCCTTTGCATACCGCTCCCATTTCAGCAGCGAGGCGGTGGAAGAGCTGGGAGCGAAGCTGGCCGAGTGGGCGCCCGGTTCATTGAACTGGACATTCTTCGTCAGCAGTGGCTCGGAGGCGACGGAGACCGCCCAAAAGATCGCGATCCAATATTGGCAGGAGCGCGGCAAGCCGACGAAAAACCGCATCATCTCCCGCTGGATGAGCTACCACGGGATCACGATGGGAGCGCTGTCGATGTCAGGACACGTGCTGCGGCGAAAACGCTTTGTCCCGCTGCTGGAAGACTATCCGACAATCTCGGCCCCGTACCCGTATCGCAAGCCGGATGGCGTCAGTCTGGAAGATTACGCCCTGCAGTGCGCAAACGAGCTGGAGACGGCCATTCTGCGAGTCGGCCCCGAACAAGTGGCTGCTTTCATCGCGGAGCCGGTCATCGGAGCGTCGGGCGGAGCGGTCGTACCGCCGGACGGCTACTTCCAGCGGATTCGCGAAATTTGCGACAAGTACGAGGTGCTCTTTATCGCGGATGAAGTCATGACAGGGATTGGCCGGACCGGGAAAGCGTTCGGGATCGATCACTGGGGAGTCGTGCCCGACATGATCACACTCGGCAAAGGGATGAGCTCCGGGTACACGCCGATGGCGGCTACCGTGGTGTCGGACGAAATCATCGAGACGATCAAGAACGGCAGCGGACTGATCATGGCCGGCCATACCTACAGCGCAAATCCACAGTCGGCAGCCGTCTCCCTCGCCGTGCTGAAGTATGTGGAAAAGCACAGTTTGTTCGAAAAAGCGGCAGAGCAAGGCGCCTATTTGCTGGAGCGCCTGCAGGAGCTCGCGGCCGAGCTGCCGCTGATCGGAGATGCGCGCGGCCTGGGCATGCTGTGCGGCCTGGAATTCGTCAAGGACAAAGACACCAAGGAGCCGTTCCCGCTCTCGCACAATGTGAGCGGACGGGTCATCGCCAAGGCGTTTGAAAAAGGCTTGCTCGTCTATCCGGCTGTCGGAGGGCTCGAAGGCATCGCAGGCGATAGTGTCATCATCGCACCCCCGCTGACCATCACGAAAGCCGAAATCGACGAATTGATCGGCCTCCTGAAGGGGGCGGTCGAAAGCGTCCAGCAAGAGCTTCGGCAGCAGGCATCGATCGGATAG
- the ablB gene encoding putative beta-lysine N-acetyltransferase produces MINVEEMLAAGDVVVDSQNRRVKLHVYDPSQIAELDQLLRKLAAEADATKLIVYGKKADAERWIALGYRQEGVIEGFFRGEHAQMLSCFLTEERATSVAPELAEEILAMSLKKKGNGEEKPLPLGYSMREAGEADAEELAQLYGLVFATYPTPMNDPAYVRKTMQEGTCYMVVEHEGKIACAASAEVSERMGSAEMTDCATHPDHAGKGLLQPLFTALERKMEEAGIYYLYTLTRAQSPGMNVTASKMGYRYRGRLINNCTIFSGYEDMNIWVKPLRPTWE; encoded by the coding sequence ATGATCAATGTGGAAGAGATGCTGGCCGCAGGCGATGTGGTCGTGGACAGCCAAAATCGGAGGGTGAAGCTGCACGTATACGACCCGTCGCAAATCGCTGAGCTGGATCAGCTGCTCCGAAAGCTGGCCGCAGAAGCGGATGCCACCAAGCTGATCGTCTACGGGAAAAAGGCGGACGCGGAGCGGTGGATTGCACTTGGCTATCGACAGGAAGGTGTCATTGAAGGCTTTTTCCGCGGGGAACATGCGCAAATGCTCTCCTGCTTTTTGACCGAGGAGAGGGCTACGTCCGTCGCTCCCGAGCTGGCAGAGGAAATTTTGGCGATGAGTTTGAAGAAAAAAGGCAACGGGGAAGAGAAGCCGCTGCCTTTGGGGTATTCCATGCGCGAGGCGGGGGAAGCGGATGCGGAGGAACTGGCCCAGTTGTATGGCTTGGTGTTTGCGACCTACCCGACCCCGATGAACGACCCTGCTTACGTACGTAAAACGATGCAGGAAGGCACTTGCTATATGGTGGTCGAGCATGAAGGGAAAATCGCCTGCGCAGCGTCGGCGGAGGTCAGCGAGCGCATGGGGTCCGCAGAGATGACGGACTGCGCTACCCATCCGGACCATGCCGGCAAGGGACTTCTCCAGCCTCTGTTTACCGCGTTGGAGCGGAAGATGGAGGAGGCCGGGATTTACTACCTGTACACGTTGACGCGAGCCCAGTCGCCTGGGATGAATGTGACCGCGTCCAAGATGGGGTATCGGTACCGGGGGCGTCTGATCAACAACTGCACCATTTTCTCCGGCTATGAAGACATGAACATTTGGGTGAAACCGCTCCGCCCTACATGGGAGTAA
- the istB gene encoding IS21-like element helper ATPase IstB, producing MREELAKVCKTLHLAHVMETYEQVPFEDRESFLLGVLRMEIQRREETKLKRLIKKAAFPQLKTLEDYAFEAVTLPETCTKEGLIDLRFLERKENVLMLGKVGTGKTHLATALGVEACRRGYAVRFFRVPDLVALLQEKHANGALMRFQKELADCELLILDEVGFVPFHQTGAELLFHVISACYERNSVIVTSNLEFGQWNTVFGDTRLTAALVDRLVHHAHILAFTGESYRLRHALSSMKSS from the coding sequence ATGAGAGAAGAGCTGGCAAAGGTGTGCAAAACTTTGCATTTGGCGCATGTGATGGAAACCTATGAACAGGTGCCGTTTGAAGATCGGGAGAGCTTCTTGCTGGGAGTCTTGCGGATGGAGATTCAACGGCGGGAGGAGACAAAGCTGAAGCGACTGATAAAGAAAGCCGCGTTTCCCCAACTGAAGACACTGGAAGATTACGCTTTTGAGGCAGTCACCTTACCGGAAACATGTACAAAGGAGGGATTGATCGACCTACGTTTTTTGGAGCGCAAGGAAAATGTGCTGATGCTGGGAAAAGTGGGCACGGGGAAGACCCATCTGGCAACAGCGCTTGGCGTAGAGGCGTGCCGAAGGGGATATGCCGTTCGATTCTTCCGTGTTCCCGATCTGGTTGCGCTCTTGCAGGAAAAACACGCGAATGGGGCACTGATGCGGTTTCAAAAAGAACTGGCAGACTGTGAGTTGTTGATTTTGGACGAGGTTGGGTTTGTTCCCTTTCACCAAACGGGGGCTGAGCTGTTGTTTCATGTTATCTCGGCCTGCTATGAGAGAAACAGTGTGATTGTGACGTCGAATTTGGAGTTTGGGCAGTGGAATACGGTGTTTGGAGATACGCGATTGACGGCAGCCCTTGTGGATCGCCTCGTCCACCACGCCCATATTCTGGCGTTTACCGGAGAAAGCTACCGACTGCGCCATGCTCTATCCAGCATGAAGTCTTCCTAA
- the gabT gene encoding 4-aminobutyrate--2-oxoglutarate transaminase encodes MSPITTKFIQLKTAVPGPKSQEMLAKKEANVPRGPSNTTPAFVAKAEGALLTDLDGNTFIDFAGAIGSINAGHCPPAVVEALKAQLDQYIHTCFHVMMYEPYVQLAEKLNQITPGDHPKKTFFLNSGAEAVENAVKIARKYTGRKAIISFERGFHGRTLLAMSLTSKVRPYKYEFGPFAPDTYKMTYPYYYRAPYGASPEETDAEVLRRFEDFFLAEVAADNVAAIIMEPVQGEGGFVVPSKTFVQGVKAICEKYGILFIADEVQTGFGRTGKMFAMEHYGVVPDIVTMSKSMGAGVPISAVTGRAEIMDAPNPGEIGGTYGGSPLGCVAALKVIEMMEQDGFLDRANTIGDTILKRFGEFKEKFAEVGDVRGLGAMCAIELVKDKASKEPNKELTVKIVQACYQNGLVVMSAGLYSNVIRILSPLVITDEQLEEGLNVLENVLAGLCTPNR; translated from the coding sequence ATGAGTCCAATTACGACGAAATTCATCCAACTCAAAACGGCGGTTCCCGGACCCAAATCGCAGGAAATGCTCGCCAAAAAGGAAGCGAACGTGCCGCGCGGGCCGTCCAATACGACTCCTGCGTTCGTAGCCAAGGCGGAAGGGGCGCTGCTGACGGATCTGGATGGCAACACGTTCATCGACTTTGCCGGGGCGATCGGATCGATCAATGCGGGACACTGTCCACCAGCAGTCGTAGAGGCGCTCAAGGCGCAGCTGGATCAGTACATACACACATGCTTTCATGTGATGATGTACGAACCATACGTGCAGCTGGCCGAAAAATTGAACCAGATCACCCCGGGTGACCACCCGAAAAAGACATTCTTCCTCAACAGCGGAGCGGAAGCGGTGGAGAACGCGGTAAAAATCGCCCGCAAGTATACAGGGCGTAAGGCAATCATCTCGTTCGAGCGCGGCTTCCACGGACGCACGCTGCTCGCAATGTCGCTGACGAGCAAAGTGCGCCCGTACAAATACGAATTCGGCCCTTTTGCTCCCGATACGTACAAAATGACCTATCCGTACTATTACCGCGCCCCCTATGGCGCTTCTCCGGAAGAGACAGACGCGGAAGTGCTGCGCCGCTTCGAAGACTTCTTCCTGGCGGAGGTCGCGGCCGACAACGTCGCTGCCATCATCATGGAGCCTGTGCAGGGCGAAGGAGGATTCGTCGTCCCATCGAAAACGTTCGTCCAGGGTGTCAAGGCCATCTGCGAGAAGTACGGCATTCTTTTCATTGCAGACGAGGTGCAGACCGGCTTTGGCCGTACCGGCAAAATGTTTGCGATGGAGCATTACGGCGTCGTTCCTGATATCGTAACGATGTCCAAATCGATGGGAGCAGGCGTGCCGATCAGTGCAGTGACCGGTCGGGCGGAAATCATGGACGCCCCGAATCCGGGCGAAATCGGTGGCACGTACGGCGGCAGCCCGCTCGGCTGCGTAGCTGCTCTGAAAGTCATCGAGATGATGGAGCAGGACGGGTTCCTGGACCGGGCGAATACCATCGGCGACACGATTCTGAAACGCTTCGGGGAATTCAAAGAGAAGTTCGCCGAAGTGGGGGATGTCCGCGGTCTGGGCGCGATGTGCGCCATCGAACTGGTAAAGGACAAAGCGAGCAAGGAACCGAACAAGGAGCTGACGGTCAAAATCGTGCAGGCATGCTACCAAAACGGCCTGGTCGTCATGTCTGCGGGCCTGTACAGCAACGTGATCCGGATTCTGTCTCCGCTGGTGATCACGGATGAACAGCTGGAGGAAGGCTTGAATGTGCTGGAGAATGTCCTGGCTGGACTGTGCACACCAAATCGTTGA
- a CDS encoding CoA transferase subunit A produces MTNRLEKVISITEALEHFHDGMTLMAGGFGGVGNPPTLIQGILEKGVKDLTLISNDTAFPYIGVGKLVTEKRVKKVIASHIGSNPNAGAQMTAGELEVEFCPQGILAERVRAGGVGLGGILSDVGIGTIAEKGKQKVVLDGKEYLLETPLTAEVSILYAKKADRYGNLVYDTSARNFNPLVAMAGDITIVEAEEIVEIGELSPEEIVTPGVFINFIVQSEGVNWQWAWEK; encoded by the coding sequence GTGACCAATCGATTGGAAAAAGTGATTTCCATAACGGAAGCACTGGAGCATTTTCACGATGGAATGACATTGATGGCGGGAGGATTTGGCGGCGTAGGAAATCCGCCGACGCTCATCCAAGGAATCCTGGAGAAGGGTGTCAAAGACTTGACGCTCATCAGCAACGACACGGCGTTTCCGTACATCGGCGTCGGCAAGCTGGTGACGGAGAAACGCGTCAAAAAGGTGATCGCTTCGCACATCGGCTCCAATCCGAATGCAGGGGCGCAGATGACGGCGGGAGAGCTGGAGGTGGAATTTTGCCCGCAGGGGATCCTGGCCGAGCGCGTGCGTGCGGGCGGAGTCGGACTGGGTGGCATCCTGTCCGATGTCGGCATCGGTACGATCGCGGAAAAGGGGAAGCAGAAAGTCGTGCTGGACGGCAAGGAGTACTTGCTGGAGACGCCGCTTACGGCAGAGGTGTCCATCCTCTATGCGAAAAAGGCGGATCGCTACGGCAACCTGGTCTACGACACGAGCGCCCGCAACTTCAACCCGCTGGTGGCGATGGCTGGAGACATCACGATCGTGGAAGCGGAGGAAATCGTCGAGATCGGCGAGCTGTCGCCGGAGGAAATTGTGACCCCCGGCGTCTTCATCAACTTTATCGTGCAAAGTGAAGGGGTGAACTGGCAATGGGCATGGGAGAAGTAA